The Cryptomeria japonica chromosome 6, Sugi_1.0, whole genome shotgun sequence genomic interval AAATGTGAGTTACGACTGGTGTAACTTCCTCCCTCACTAATAAATAAGTGTGCACACACATTCCATTGTGGGCCCATTTCCTGCGTTGCCATTTTCTTAAAATAAGCATATAAGGTTCATTATAAAAAGAACGAGACGGAATGCTTTGGATTGACTTTTCTAAAGCCATAAACCACTGAAATATAACTGTTGATGGAATCCTGTCCTCTCTCCAATTCCCTCTTCATATTATATAAGATATAGCCTTATAGGATTTAATTTCTTGTAGATATTCCATCCCTTTCCATGAGATGGGCTTTCTTTTCTCACAGTCAAGCAGTTGGGTGGAGGTGTAAGCATTAATTTAATCTCCGTTTTCATGAAATTGATATCACCACGGCTTCAGGCTTAACCTAGCCCGTCATGGGGACTGCTTTTTAAGGCTTGCATAAACGCAGTATCCCTTAGAAAAATGCAATCATTAATAGCGGTAGCTTACTCATTCATTCctataataaaatataacatagaCGAAACTGCTAGTGAAGTTACGTAGTTAATCCATTGCATTCTACTAATGGGGAATTCAATATTGAAACTGATGCCTTCAAAATGGAATCTTAGCAGGACCGACGCTAGAGGATTAAGACAAGATCGTCATTTAGGGTTTCAAGACTTATGATATCCTTTTCTTTAATACAAATAAAGAATTAGTTTATCGTACTTACTTGGAAGCTGTGGCCGAGGACTCTTCCTCAATCCAGGTGCGAATTTGTTTCATGTTGCGTTTAAAGATATTTGCAGACTGCTTCACATCGCTCCTCAGCAGAAGAACCACCGCTCCCACCCCTATCACTGTCATGAGGAAATTCGTTATAGCCATATTCTCTCTTCCGTTTTCGCAATACGTGCGTCCAAAACGTAACAGTTGACAATTTAAGCAGATTGATTTAAGATTATGGTtgtcacaacttcaaaaccacaGAATTTGCGGGGTTTGAAGAGAAGGGAATAATCGTGGTGCACGCTCTTCGCGATGGCTGTTTTATTTTCCAGTGTGTAGTGTTGAAAATTACCCTACCGATCCTCTCTTGTCATATTGTGTATTTATGACGATCGAGTTTATTTGATATGTAAAATAATATTTTGTaattaaattactaaatagtttcatatattttttaatttcttttttttttaattttttttggtatacatttattttatttttagatgattttagttattttttaatgtttgcataaaaaacaaaatttaaaaatatttttttgttattttttaattaattattataggcTCATTAAGAATTGTATTAAAGTATATGTAAAAATTAGTCATAATTAAAAATCAATCATGTACAAATTATAGAGAATAAAGAAAACACatctatttttttatttcaagtAGACAAAAGAATGTATATGACCATTTTGTCTTTTTAGGATCATTAAATATGCTTTTTGGTATCATCAATCTTTACAATTGAAGTTGTAAAGTTGGTTTGGATTAAGATTTGACATAAGAGAACATGATGTTTACCATTTGATAGACTTTTGAAAGGTATTTGTACATATCACATATTCTTATGCAAATCCAAACATCTTGAAATTGAGGTGAAAAAGTTTCAAACTATGAGGAGTCATGAGATCTTTGTGAGTTTTATTGGTTCACATTCATGCATTAAATTCAAGTATATACATGCAAAGATTAGGTTCGTACCTATAGATTTGAACCTAGATATAATACAATCAAATTGATAGGCTAGTGAGTATAGCATAAAATTCCAAACCCTTGGTAGATACATTTATAACACTTCAACAAAATCAAAACTAAACacttgaaattattttatttaaatttcgcATTTAATTgagcatttattttagtatttttaatCATTAGTCTCGTCTCATTCATCTAggttaattaattcttattttgtTGCACTTTTTTAATTAGCTTGGATCATTTTATGTAGAGGTATTTTTCCCTCTACATTTGGTAAACTTGGCATTCCTACACAACCTAGGGTTtatctttcatcctcattatgcaAGAATGCAAGAACATAAGTAGTTTTGAAGACTAAGTGCATGTGCAAGATATTGTTTGTCGGaaatggtgaagcttgtcatgtAATTAGGTGGGGATGCTCACCATGATCCCACCTAGCACGTGACACCAATAAGACTTCAATGCACTGATTTGAAATGATTCCTTTGTCATGTGTCAAAAACAAGAGGATTAATGTGCACAAGGAATGATGTGTCATAGTTAAGTGTCATCATTCAAAAGACGAGGCCAGGAAGGAGTTGTTGCATACGTTTAAGCATGTCATGTCATGAAGCTTGAATTTTATTAGCTTATGTGATTGGCAAAGCTCACCATGAGATTAAAACACAAGATTGTCATTAAGGCATGTTCAAGCTATCAAAAAAGATGACAAAATAATGTCTTTTTACCTacattgaaatgaagatgaattAGGAGGATTCGGAGAATCCCAATGTAAGTTGATTAATGAGTGATCATTTAAATTGTATTTATAACCTCTCAACACTATGGATGCATATATGCATTGACCATTTTTGCTACAAAGGGATTATATCTGTAGCCAAACTCTACTACATTATTTGAGCCATTGAACTTTATTGAAAATTTTAGCTTCTAATACATAAGGTGCACACTAATGGTGATTTGAAAGTTTGGAACCAATTATATTCCTTGCACATAAATCAAAAGAGGATTACTTTGTAAAAACTAGTGGCATAGTGTCATTAGAATTGGCAAGAGGAAGGTAATTGGTGAGTAGAAGTTCCAACTAGCCCAATAAGCCATCATTGAACAAGATACAAATGAAAAGGTGGAGTTAATGTTGGGTTTAACCTCATGCACGTTGTCAATGGTTGTGCACAAAGGGAGTAGTGAAGTCATCAGAAAAATAGATCCTACAAAACGATGCTTTTTGACACCTTTTTCTTTTGATTTAGAATGGCTTTGCCTTGTGACATGTTCAAAGTCCTTGGATAAGTTTTCCAATGACCAAGCATAGTTTTGTATCAAGAGAATGTTGGCAATAAATAATGCCATCCCATGTTTTACACTACAGTTTATTAGTGAGTGAAATTGTAAAGAGATTTGAATATCATGTATAGAACTAGTAGTAAGTGTAACTAATTCTTGCACCCATTTGTAAGTGCTAACCACAAATCTAAGTGATAATTTCATTGTGCATCATGGCAAGCACTAATTCACTTGAAATTTAAGTGATCAAGTGCTCAAGTAAAGCACTATAAATCATTGTGATTGCAATGACCAACAAGACTTGTTTTTGTAGAGAAAAGCTTTGAGATTGTACTTGATCATAGAAGATTAATACAAACGAATCTAGTTCATATCTATGAGCATGTTTACTTCTAAGCATGTGTCTTTCTCTTGGTCTTGCATGTATCATTATTTTCTCTATATAAATAGTTTAGAACACATTTATAGGAAGGGTGTAAAGCCCTTCCCACAATTTGTGTGAGACCCTAGACTATAAGAGACCGCAAAAGGAAGCTAAAACAATGAGTTAATCATGGAGTGGGATTCTTATAGAGAAATAAATAAGAACTTGATAAAGAGCATTGATTTCTATGAGGTAGTACATGGCAAATAATGTGTTTCCCATCCTAAACCTTAACTTAAACAATGGACAAGGCCTAAGTGTAATTACACCATATTCCATGTGTGTGTGAAGATGAACTTACCAACCTAATGCATAACCTAGAAGATCAAGAAACCAACTTGTTGATTCTAATAAGAATGTAATGTTTCTATCTTGTTAGTTTCACTTTGGAGAAAGTATAAGGAAAACCAAAGTGGAAGCAAAATTAAGGTTGAATATGATGTGTTGATAAAGAATCACACCTATTTATTGGTAGAGTTGCCTCCCACTAATAATCTCATTGGATGCAAATGTGTGTATAAGGTGAAATGCAAAGTAAAATGGTTCTTTAGATAAGAACAAGGCTCATATTATCAAAGGTTATTCACAACAAGAACTCAACTATAAGTGACCTTTGCTTCTACTATAAAAATGGTCACTTTTTAGTTCATACTCTAAAAGCCCAACTTGGATGGAAAGTGTATCAGATAGTTATGAAAAGCTATTTATTGAATGATAGTATAGAAAAAGAGGTTTATATGGTATACCTAGAGGGTTTCCAAGGACCAAATAAGGAATATATAATGTGTAGGCTGATCAAGTGATTGTTTAAGCAAGCTCTGTGAGCCTCTTATATCAAATTTGATCAACATTTACAAAATCCTAGATTCAAAAAAAGATTCTAAGATTAAAATCTTT includes:
- the LOC131063509 gene encoding uncharacterized protein LOC131063509 isoform X1, whose amino-acid sequence is MAITNFLMTVIGVGAVVLLLRSDVKQSANIFKRNMKQIRTWIEEESSATASKRSIQGSKQGIIGCRSCVVEAVQRANQRCSQDRACKTQKY
- the LOC131063509 gene encoding uncharacterized protein LOC131063509 isoform X2; the encoded protein is MAITNFLMTVIGVGAVVLLLRSDVKQSANIFKRNMKQIRTWIEEESSATASKTEHVKPKNIEPPAPEKNIPKEDKQ